In one bacterium genomic region, the following are encoded:
- the moaC gene encoding cyclic pyranopterin monophosphate synthase MoaC produces MNSPELTHFDEHGQARMVDVSSKEATVREASARGTVFMQPQTLNAIMQNEIKKGNALEVAKIAGIMAAKRTSSLIPLCHQIPLTAIDLDFAIDQTQSSIIIESRVRTIGQTGVEMEALVAVSVAALTIYDMCKAIDRAMSISNIVLMKKSGGRSGTFIREGSEAAVTGKEGAEKNP; encoded by the coding sequence TTGAACAGTCCAGAACTTACACACTTTGATGAACATGGGCAGGCCCGGATGGTTGATGTCAGTTCCAAAGAGGCAACGGTCCGCGAAGCGTCGGCCCGCGGGACTGTCTTTATGCAGCCTCAGACTCTGAACGCTATCATGCAGAATGAGATAAAAAAAGGGAACGCTCTGGAAGTAGCCAAAATTGCCGGCATCATGGCCGCAAAGCGCACTTCATCACTGATTCCGCTTTGTCACCAGATTCCCTTAACTGCCATTGACCTTGATTTTGCCATTGATCAGACACAAAGCTCGATCATCATTGAGTCCAGGGTCAGGACCATCGGACAAACCGGGGTCGAGATGGAAGCTCTTGTTGCCGTGTCTGTCGCTGCTCTCACCATCTACGACATGTGCAAGGCCATAGACCGGGCCATGAGCATTTCCAATATTGTTCTCATGAAAAAAAGCGGAGGCCGCAGCGGAACCTTTATCCGCGAAGGGAGTGAAGCGGCGGTGACTGGAAAGGAAGGAGCAGAGAAAAACCCGTGA
- a CDS encoding two-component regulator propeller domain-containing protein — MSRQRNTCLFLLIISIFLLIFASHPEVEATDYLNICTMSGSQISPASVWNKEQAEYLTVWQSGQNTDPNRSICGLRLDPSGGITGGSSTPYIISPIRGGDLYYPSVACNPAKNQYLVTWHDKDADNPSSTKIYASLVSFDGNGKITKNLISAIHTVKGNPSFPKAAWNGEQFLIVWYDYHELTGIAGADIYGTRIDADGTVLDPNSFAICTSTSSQLAPVITGYHRQSAEGGPEERGWLVAWVDERNPSSGKDIYAAVIQQNADGTVSPAESFPVCTVEKDQKSLSVATGPQGFFIVWQDGRLRDTKDNQGNSYGNFILGARISFGGQLLNPARMEIPITRLEPYEGRIPGTQPSVACIQNNYLVVWDYKSTVYGHRVSLEGEILDIDSQTGQPKPVSLSDTAKSASMPSVASGGPDARGLITWVIDAGQSQGKDISGVVYELPPSPQLEWVEGDGGVSPDPGEGGTEFTFKVKYIKAEGGGSQPLAHGVLIDINYNGTYDGNEVFDLANSGNDIYQKKIKILYDGEQTGEKTISYKFYFRDEHNVAQGPPAEDHTFTIGPHNQVPKLSWSAGKGYLQDGVEPDSSEDGITFTFKVKYQDMDGTVPSTHQVWIDLDGSNMFEENEKFSLETEGSVNYAQGAIFQLSKLMRVNRAGLIPYRFVFDDGANVAQGEPAEVHCLVITNTAETCIHSSLNSQAFPDIASLSGGSLVIWEDLRDAELVDKEKHPELYQGSRIYGRFLDKEGALLENQEEIQIGNQSKAKFKPRIAGQGDVYLVVWEDLRNGRVETGGTNPGYLNTDIYGQIIDATDLDRVIEIPIATYSTDTLSSNQNKPAVAAGANNRFLVVWEDSKDIDNTGKNIQGAIVSYDPAYSTAGVIPQDTAANDNFIIYDEDYHEHQTNPAVAWGGSNYLVVWQDYRPEEDGDINSHLYANPVDPNGQVMDGYRPKLQNQILGNPVCTDPNTIQENPAIASDGTNFLVVWENQATVNNFFGKDIYGAIVGPNGSIVKQRFIICTMQGDQTSPRVSWDKATASYLVVWDSQPLYKDAKGDTVAWYDTDIRGLRIDKDGALIGSAATSPGFEICAIQGIQKFPAISGNDLLSQVVWMDNRNISPYSLSLPYSFDIYSTPVKSFLGWLEDEDFMSGVNPVIGGNGKNYTFKINYLDMYGKDPKTSQVWIDLNGDGEYSAQEKYNLTPDTQDSDPLDGRTYSKSISLALSPDSYLGNGRLNYRFYFEDTNFSPAAGSANQTKTIQVNYPRLFWTQGQQGVNPSTGAPGTSFQFSVTYYYQPSDTQKYGPEPGIAQLWIDLNHDGQYQSNEKYNLSQVDSNDQNYMDGKAYSYKFTGNTPGEYNYRFYFEHPEGGQALGEPTKDDQKFTVSGGPSSWTTYTTGNTPNLAGDYITSLAFQQDTLWVGTATGLSRFDEPDTWSIVQVGADPDTARSMITALAVESSSDNLYVGTPSGLKSYNGTSWKEYDKATTDETLDKNYIGALALDEVNRRLWIVVPPTSSGQGSDQTSASESDPNDPSIQATLIQYDIETNTWTSYTKLNTATHAGGGLPGNQIGAISVDSNGDLWVSTAVPGTAEQPGYRGLSRFRVEQKEWTHYSTTVNNEGGTLKTDYIQRINGSDPGFLWISGISTDSADTGGTNGGLYQFDIEDNKWVAHLSKGSPDVNLGSNFINALAVNGSVIWIGTWPPTTDEAAGGVSRYDYNKNTWARFTTSDGLVDNRINAIAVQGSDVWIGTPAGLSRYGTGPGDDKKVDSYFNADNRFAFPDDKGCFISSLANPFNRNSVTRFRALWFFGRIFGVVIIFGAGAAFLSCVRRYSWVERQ; from the coding sequence ATGAGTAGGCAAAGAAATACCTGTCTTTTTCTGCTGATCATTTCCATCTTTCTCCTGATTTTTGCTTCTCATCCAGAGGTTGAAGCCACGGATTACCTGAATATCTGTACCATGAGCGGTTCGCAAATCTCTCCTGCATCGGTGTGGAATAAAGAGCAGGCCGAGTATCTGACCGTCTGGCAGAGCGGCCAGAATACGGATCCCAACCGGAGCATCTGCGGCCTTCGGCTTGATCCCAGCGGAGGTATTACGGGAGGCTCATCCACGCCATATATTATCAGCCCTATTCGGGGCGGCGATCTTTACTATCCGAGCGTCGCCTGTAATCCCGCGAAAAACCAATACCTGGTTACCTGGCATGATAAGGATGCCGACAATCCTTCCTCTACAAAAATCTACGCTTCTCTTGTATCTTTTGATGGAAATGGGAAGATCACCAAAAACCTGATATCAGCTATCCATACGGTAAAGGGGAATCCGTCATTTCCCAAGGCAGCCTGGAATGGCGAGCAATTTCTGATTGTCTGGTATGATTATCATGAGTTAACGGGTATTGCGGGTGCTGACATCTACGGGACGCGCATTGATGCGGATGGCACGGTGCTGGATCCCAACAGTTTTGCGATCTGCACCAGCACATCATCTCAGCTTGCCCCTGTAATCACCGGCTACCATCGGCAATCGGCTGAAGGAGGGCCGGAAGAAAGGGGCTGGCTGGTGGCCTGGGTTGATGAGCGTAACCCATCGTCAGGGAAGGATATCTATGCTGCTGTGATTCAGCAGAATGCTGACGGTACGGTTTCCCCGGCAGAGAGCTTCCCTGTCTGCACTGTGGAAAAGGACCAGAAATCCCTGAGCGTGGCAACCGGGCCACAGGGTTTTTTTATTGTCTGGCAGGATGGAAGGCTGAGGGATACCAAGGACAATCAGGGAAATTCCTATGGTAATTTTATCCTCGGTGCCCGTATTTCCTTCGGCGGGCAACTCCTGAATCCGGCCAGGATGGAGATTCCGATTACCAGACTTGAACCTTATGAGGGGAGAATACCGGGGACTCAGCCGAGCGTTGCCTGTATTCAGAATAATTATCTGGTAGTCTGGGATTATAAGAGCACAGTGTATGGGCACAGGGTATCATTGGAAGGAGAAATTTTAGACATTGATAGTCAAACCGGACAGCCAAAGCCTGTCTCTCTCAGCGATACGGCCAAGAGTGCCAGCATGCCCTCGGTTGCTTCCGGCGGCCCTGACGCCAGAGGCCTGATTACCTGGGTTATTGATGCAGGGCAGTCCCAGGGCAAGGATATTTCCGGAGTTGTTTATGAATTGCCTCCATCACCCCAGTTAGAGTGGGTAGAGGGGGACGGCGGAGTCAGTCCGGATCCGGGAGAAGGGGGCACGGAATTTACCTTCAAGGTGAAATATATCAAAGCCGAGGGTGGAGGAAGCCAGCCGCTTGCCCATGGTGTACTGATCGACATCAATTATAATGGAACCTACGATGGAAATGAGGTTTTTGACCTGGCGAACTCCGGCAATGATATTTATCAGAAAAAAATTAAAATCTTATACGATGGGGAGCAAACCGGGGAAAAAACGATCAGCTACAAATTTTATTTCAGGGATGAACATAATGTGGCTCAAGGGCCTCCGGCTGAAGATCACACCTTCACTATCGGTCCCCATAACCAGGTGCCGAAGCTGAGCTGGTCGGCGGGAAAAGGGTATCTTCAGGATGGAGTTGAGCCGGACAGCAGTGAGGATGGAATAACCTTCACTTTTAAGGTCAAGTATCAGGATATGGATGGGACCGTTCCTTCAACTCACCAGGTATGGATTGACCTTGATGGCAGCAACATGTTTGAAGAGAACGAAAAATTCTCCCTGGAAACAGAAGGCAGCGTAAATTATGCCCAAGGTGCAATTTTCCAGCTTTCCAAACTCATGCGGGTGAATCGTGCAGGGCTCATCCCTTACCGGTTCGTCTTTGACGACGGTGCTAATGTGGCCCAGGGAGAGCCGGCAGAGGTTCACTGTCTGGTTATCACCAACACTGCTGAAACCTGCATCCACAGCAGCCTGAATTCCCAGGCGTTTCCAGATATCGCTTCTTTATCCGGAGGAAGTCTGGTAATATGGGAGGACCTGCGTGACGCGGAGCTGGTAGATAAGGAGAAGCATCCGGAGCTTTATCAGGGTTCCAGAATTTATGGCCGCTTTCTGGATAAGGAAGGGGCTCTCCTGGAGAATCAAGAGGAAATCCAAATCGGAAACCAGAGTAAGGCCAAATTCAAACCGCGTATTGCGGGCCAGGGGGATGTATATCTGGTGGTCTGGGAGGATCTGAGAAACGGTAGAGTCGAAACCGGAGGCACTAATCCTGGTTATTTGAATACTGATATCTATGGCCAGATCATCGATGCCACGGATTTGGACAGGGTGATTGAAATACCAATCGCCACTTACTCCACCGACACACTGTCCAGTAATCAGAATAAACCGGCTGTGGCCGCGGGGGCCAATAACCGGTTTCTGGTAGTCTGGGAGGATAGTAAAGACATCGATAATACCGGAAAGAATATCCAGGGGGCCATTGTTTCCTATGATCCGGCATATTCCACTGCCGGGGTAATCCCGCAGGATACGGCTGCAAACGACAATTTTATCATCTATGACGAAGACTATCATGAACATCAGACCAATCCGGCCGTGGCCTGGGGAGGAAGCAATTACCTGGTTGTCTGGCAGGATTACCGGCCGGAAGAGGATGGAGATATAAATTCCCATCTCTATGCCAACCCGGTGGACCCCAATGGGCAGGTTATGGATGGCTACCGTCCAAAGTTGCAAAATCAGATCCTTGGCAATCCCGTCTGCACAGACCCTAATACCATTCAGGAGAATCCGGCCATAGCTTCGGATGGAACGAACTTTCTGGTTGTCTGGGAAAACCAAGCCACGGTCAATAATTTCTTCGGCAAGGATATCTACGGTGCCATCGTAGGGCCAAACGGCTCAATTGTCAAACAGCGATTCATTATCTGCACCATGCAAGGCGATCAGACCAGCCCGCGGGTTTCCTGGGACAAGGCCACGGCAAGCTACCTGGTGGTCTGGGACTCACAGCCCCTCTATAAGGATGCCAAAGGTGATACCGTAGCCTGGTATGACACTGATATCCGTGGATTGCGAATTGATAAAGACGGGGCGTTAATCGGCAGTGCGGCCACAAGCCCAGGATTTGAAATCTGTGCCATCCAGGGAATCCAGAAATTCCCGGCAATTTCGGGTAACGACCTTCTTTCCCAGGTGGTATGGATGGATAACCGGAACATCTCTCCCTATTCCCTATCCTTACCGTACAGTTTCGATATCTACAGTACTCCGGTTAAATCCTTTCTGGGCTGGCTGGAGGATGAAGATTTCATGTCCGGCGTTAATCCGGTCATCGGAGGTAACGGGAAGAACTATACGTTTAAAATTAACTATCTGGATATGTACGGCAAAGACCCGAAAACCAGCCAGGTGTGGATCGATCTGAATGGAGATGGCGAGTATAGTGCCCAGGAAAAGTACAACTTGACTCCTGACACTCAGGATTCAGATCCTCTCGATGGAAGGACCTACAGCAAGAGCATCTCTCTGGCCTTATCACCGGACAGCTATCTGGGAAACGGCAGACTCAACTACCGGTTTTATTTCGAGGATACAAACTTCTCCCCGGCAGCCGGAAGTGCCAATCAGACTAAAACCATTCAGGTAAATTATCCCAGGCTGTTTTGGACGCAAGGTCAGCAGGGAGTTAACCCTTCAACCGGAGCTCCCGGTACTTCGTTCCAATTTTCGGTCACCTATTACTACCAGCCTTCAGATACTCAAAAATATGGTCCAGAACCGGGGATTGCCCAACTCTGGATTGACCTTAACCATGATGGGCAATATCAGTCGAATGAAAAATACAACTTGAGCCAGGTGGACTCGAATGACCAGAATTATATGGATGGGAAAGCATATTCGTATAAATTCACGGGAAATACACCTGGCGAATATAATTATCGGTTCTACTTCGAACATCCGGAGGGCGGGCAGGCACTGGGAGAGCCGACAAAAGATGACCAGAAGTTTACTGTTTCCGGCGGTCCTTCTTCCTGGACAACTTACACAACCGGGAATACACCAAATCTGGCCGGAGATTATATTACCTCCCTGGCGTTTCAACAAGATACCCTCTGGGTGGGTACCGCGACCGGCTTGAGCAGATTTGATGAGCCGGATACATGGTCAATAGTGCAAGTCGGTGCCGATCCTGATACGGCTCGCTCAATGATTACTGCTTTGGCTGTTGAATCTTCCTCCGATAACCTGTATGTTGGGACTCCCTCCGGACTGAAAAGCTACAATGGCACTTCCTGGAAAGAATACGACAAGGCAACCACTGATGAGACACTGGATAAAAATTACATAGGTGCCCTGGCTCTTGATGAGGTAAACCGGAGATTGTGGATTGTTGTCCCCCCCACGAGCAGCGGTCAGGGATCAGACCAGACATCAGCCTCGGAGAGCGATCCTAATGACCCTTCAATCCAGGCCACGTTAATTCAATATGATATAGAGACAAACACCTGGACTTCGTATACCAAGCTCAACACCGCGACTCATGCAGGTGGAGGGCTTCCGGGTAATCAAATCGGTGCCATAAGCGTTGACAGTAACGGAGACCTCTGGGTTTCCACTGCTGTCCCGGGAACTGCCGAACAGCCGGGATACAGGGGGCTTTCCCGGTTCAGGGTTGAGCAGAAGGAATGGACCCATTATTCCACGACGGTAAATAATGAAGGGGGAACTCTGAAGACGGATTACATTCAAAGAATTAATGGAAGTGATCCCGGCTTCCTGTGGATTAGCGGAATCAGCACGGATTCAGCCGATACCGGAGGAACGAATGGAGGGCTTTACCAGTTTGATATCGAAGATAACAAGTGGGTTGCTCACCTGAGTAAAGGCAGTCCGGATGTAAACTTGGGCAGCAATTTCATCAATGCCCTGGCGGTAAATGGCTCCGTGATCTGGATTGGAACCTGGCCCCCCACAACAGATGAGGCTGCCGGAGGTGTCAGCCGGTATGACTACAATAAGAATACCTGGGCACGGTTCACTACGAGTGACGGCCTGGTTGATAATCGCATTAACGCTATTGCAGTCCAGGGTTCTGATGTCTGGATCGGCACCCCGGCAGGTTTGAGCCGCTATGGGACCGGTCCCGGTGATGACAAAAAAGTCGATTCATATTTTAATGCCGATAATCGCTTTGCTTTTCCCGATGACAAGGGCTGTTTTATCAGTTCCCTTGCCAATCCCTTCAATCGAAATTCAGTCACGAGGTTCCGTGCACTCTGGTTCTTCGGACGGATTTTTGGGGTGGTGATTATATTCGGCGCAGGTGCCGCATTCCTCTCTTGTGTAAGGAGATATTCATGGGTAGAAAGACAGTAG
- a CDS encoding nucleotidyltransferase family protein yields the protein MRGETDTGIYDKVKSIPNSGFNWNEVMMKAQLNAGIPLLYHKLKGIGGSIPQSVLQTLKAGYYLNAFRNEHLYHELGNILKVLKEDGIEPIVLKGAALTATVYQDKALRFFHDIDLLIRKRDLARAGEKLLEIGYKQNIQLSIEKQCKIQKHLVPFEGPDKEILELHWNISNFIHGYTIDIEGFWKRARPCTIAGVEALILCPEDLILHQCLHTAAHIFSGGLKHLYDISQTLWYYHDEIDWEQVTLRTHEWKSEKCVYLTLRLAEEVLQVTIPPAVLEDLKPDNFDPQIIDLAIEQLFSNAVPRPNIIARLWVAPHMKAKIAIFQQGLFTSLRAVSGIYDLDLSSKKALLYYPLYLKSNIFLYIKTAWRLLSNKEELMNYKTSHNQNKKSDILRNWFISPEV from the coding sequence ATGAGAGGGGAAACAGATACCGGGATATATGACAAAGTCAAGAGTATTCCCAATTCCGGTTTCAACTGGAACGAAGTCATGATGAAAGCCCAGTTGAATGCAGGTATTCCGCTCTTGTATCATAAGCTGAAGGGAATCGGAGGCAGCATTCCCCAAAGTGTGCTCCAGACGTTAAAAGCTGGATATTATCTGAACGCCTTTCGGAATGAGCATCTCTATCATGAGCTTGGCAACATATTGAAGGTTCTTAAAGAGGATGGAATCGAACCTATCGTTCTCAAGGGTGCTGCCTTGACTGCAACTGTCTATCAGGATAAGGCTTTGCGTTTTTTTCACGATATCGATCTTTTAATCAGGAAAAGGGACCTGGCCAGGGCCGGGGAAAAATTGCTTGAAATAGGTTATAAGCAAAACATACAACTCAGCATTGAAAAGCAGTGCAAAATCCAAAAACATTTAGTTCCATTCGAAGGACCGGATAAAGAAATATTGGAGCTGCATTGGAATATCAGCAATTTTATTCATGGTTACACAATTGATATCGAAGGGTTTTGGAAAAGGGCCCGGCCATGTACCATAGCCGGTGTTGAAGCGCTCATTCTCTGTCCTGAAGATTTGATTTTACATCAATGTCTTCATACTGCGGCCCATATATTTTCCGGTGGACTCAAACACCTGTATGACATTTCCCAAACATTGTGGTATTATCATGATGAGATTGACTGGGAACAGGTAACGCTTCGTACCCATGAGTGGAAAAGCGAGAAATGTGTTTACCTCACACTTCGTCTTGCAGAGGAAGTGCTCCAGGTAACCATACCCCCGGCGGTCTTGGAAGATTTAAAGCCGGATAATTTTGATCCCCAGATCATTGACCTGGCGATAGAGCAGCTTTTTAGTAATGCTGTACCACGACCGAATATCATAGCTCGATTATGGGTAGCACCGCACATGAAAGCCAAGATAGCCATCTTCCAACAAGGGTTGTTTACCTCGTTGAGAGCTGTATCGGGAATATATGACCTGGATTTAAGCTCTAAAAAAGCTTTGCTCTATTACCCGTTGTATTTAAAAAGTAATATATTTTTGTATATTAAAACAGCCTGGCGATTACTCTCCAATAAAGAAGAACTGATGAACTATAAGACTTCTCATAACCAGAATAAAAAAAGCGACATCTTACGGAATTGGTTCATCTCACCTGAAGTTTAG
- a CDS encoding TatD family hydrolase encodes MNEIPLIDSHAHMDMKQFNQDRSEVIQAARKAGVKKILTVALSIPSAHQTLDICRQDPDFFLAALGIHPHDAQKVTDETLEQMSRFLTSQPFFVALGETGLDYYRDLSPREDQQRIFRAQIRLARELKLPLVIHCRDAQADTLRIMKEEDVSSIGGIMHCFSGDRSFAHDCLKLNLLISFAGPLTYPKSATLQEVCRETPLDRILTETDSPYLAPSPHRGKRNEPSYVAAVTSRIAEIKKVPLPEAASRIAANFNRLFPQFGPA; translated from the coding sequence GTGAATGAAATCCCGCTGATTGATTCCCATGCCCACATGGATATGAAGCAGTTCAACCAGGACCGGAGCGAGGTTATCCAGGCTGCTCGAAAGGCCGGGGTGAAAAAAATACTCACCGTAGCCCTCAGCATTCCTTCAGCCCACCAGACTCTGGATATTTGCCGTCAAGATCCCGATTTCTTTCTGGCAGCCCTGGGCATCCATCCCCATGATGCTCAAAAAGTCACTGATGAAACTCTCGAGCAGATGAGCCGGTTTTTGACCTCGCAGCCTTTCTTTGTGGCTCTGGGAGAGACGGGACTTGATTACTATCGGGACCTTTCTCCCCGGGAGGATCAACAGCGCATATTCCGTGCCCAGATTCGTCTGGCCAGGGAATTAAAGCTTCCGCTCGTGATCCATTGCCGGGATGCTCAGGCCGATACCCTTCGTATCATGAAAGAGGAGGATGTATCCAGCATCGGGGGAATTATGCACTGCTTTTCCGGCGATCGCTCCTTTGCTCATGATTGCCTGAAGCTTAATCTTCTCATCTCGTTTGCCGGACCGCTGACCTATCCAAAGTCCGCAACTCTTCAGGAGGTCTGCCGGGAAACCCCGCTTGACCGCATCCTGACCGAAACGGATTCCCCTTACCTTGCCCCTTCACCCCATCGAGGAAAAAGGAATGAACCTTCCTATGTGGCTGCCGTAACCAGCAGGATCGCTGAAATAAAAAAGGTTCCTCTCCCCGAAGCGGCTTCCCGGATCGCTGCCAACTTCAACCGGCTATTCCCTCAATTCGGACCTGCTTAA